The DNA region ACCGGCGCCTTCTCCAGTGTGATCAAACCGATCGATCCATCCTCTAAAGCTTGTGGTTTTGCCTATACGGTACAGGGAAAACCCGCGGATAATCTCGCCTTGCATCATGCCATCTACCGAGCACAGAGCTGCGAAGTGATTGTTGCATCGGTGCGCGGCTATACAGAATCCGGTTACTGGGGGGATGTGATGACCTGTGCCGCGCGCTGCCGCGGCCTACGCGGCCTGATTTTTGATGGAGCGGTTCGTGACACCGCTGAAATCATTTCGTCAGGCTTCCCGGTTTTTTGTCAAGGCACCTGTATCAAATGTACCGAAAAGTCCTATCCCGGGGCTTACGGTGTTCCTATCGTCGTCGGCGGTGTCCGGGTTGAACCGGGCGATCTTATCTTTGGCGACCGGGATGGTGTGGTTGTGGTTCCGCGCGCCCGCTTGGAAGAAATCGTGCCGCTTGTCACCGCCCGTATAGAAAAGGAGGCCGTCATTGAAGAACGGCTGAAAAAGGGCGAAAGCACAATTGACATTTATCATCTGATGAAAACAGATTCCTAACAACAATTATTTTATGGAAAGGAGCGGATGCCCAGGGGCCCCCCACCCTGCGTGGATTTCCGCCGCCGCTCCCTGCGGCGGGACACTGTGAAAGCCTTCCAACAACGCAAAAGACAAATCGCTTTCGGATAGTGAAAGGAGCTTTTTATGAAGAATTTTACTCAGATGTCCTGCGCGGTTCTTTTGATCGCGATTCTTGTTTTGACCGGCTGCTCCGGTGGCAACGCTTCCTCCAGTACGCTTCCAGCTTCCCCAGCCCCGTCTTCTAGCGCTTCGGAGTCTGTGTCCGACGCGCCGAAAGGCGCGGAATTCAACCTGCGTATCGGCCTCAACGGTTCTGAGGAGCATGTATTTGTGCAGGGTGTGCGCATGATTGAGAAAAAAATTGAAGAAAAAAGCAATGGTCGGATCCAAGTGGAGGTTTTTCCCAATAGCGTACTCGGCGCGGAGCGGGAAATGATCGAACAAACCATCATGGGCAGCATTGAGATGGCGGTTGTCGCAGCAGACGGCGCGACTCCGGCATGGGTGCCGGACACCCAGATATTTACGGTGCCCTACCTGTTTACATCGATCGAAGAGGCGCGTAATGCCGCCGATAACTTCCTGCTTGATTACCTTGAGCCTGGCTTTGAATCGGAAGGGCTACGCAATTTCGGCTTTTTTGAACTGGGATTCCGGCATTTCACCAACAACAAGCGTGCCATCTCCAAAGCGGAGGATATGAAGGGCCTTGTTATCCGTGTGCAGGAGTCCCCCGCTTGGCAGACGCTGATGGAACGGCTTGGCTCCACCCCGACCCCGCTGGCAGTCAATGAGCTGTATGGTGCTTTGCAGCAAGGCGTTGTGGACGGACAGGAAAATCCCCTGAGCACGATCGTCGCACAGAAATTCTATGAGGTTCAGAAGCACCTCGTTCTTGACGGCCATACCTACTGCGCCGGTGCGATTCTGATGAATCTCAATTTCTATAATGGGCTTTCAGATGCTGATAAAGAGCTGATTACAAGCTGTATTGATGAAGCAATCGCCGAGCAGCGCGGCCTCGTTGAGCAGAAGGACGCGGAATATTTGCAGATTTGTAAGGACAACGGTATGGAGATTGTCGAAAATCCGGATCTCGACAGCTTCAAGGCTGCGACGGCGAACTTCGGCGAAACCGAAGCGGTCAAGGCGCTTTTTGACACCTCGCTGATCGGGAAAGTCCAGGAATTCCTTGCGGCAAATTCATAAATTACAGGAGCGTTTCGTCCTTCCACTCTTCCAAGGCTGGAAGGACGTTCTGTTTCCCGGCTGTTTTTAGGAGCGTAAGAATATGAAATATCTGAATTTCGCATTGGATATCCTTTTGAAAGCGGTTATGGCAGCCAGCACCGCCAGTGTCCTGATCGTTTCGTTTATACAGATTATTTCGCGCTTTGTTGCGCAGATGTCGATTGGCTGGAGCGCAGATGTTTTGCGCTTGTCCTTTATCTATGCAGTTTTCAGCGGCGCAGCATACTGCGCGAAAAAGAACGAACACATCAATCTGGATATTCTCCTTTCGCTACTGCCTGTACGCAAACGCATGATCTGTGAAACAGTGATCCTATCGGTCGTCACGGTTTTCTGCGCTGTCCTTACCAAATTTGGCTACGTCTATACTCTATCGGGGCTTCGGCAGTCCGCGCCTTTTCTGCCAATTTCAATGGCAGTCTATTATGCGGCGCTTCCGCTTTGTACCGGTATTATGACCTTTTACTATCTGCAATTGATCATCAAAAACTTCTGCTACCTTTGTAAAAAGCAAGGAGGAGAAAGCGCATGTTTATGATCCTCATTCTGTTTATTGTCTTTTTCCTCGGACTGCCAATCGGCTTTGCGCTCGGAATTGTATCCACCGTGCAGATCGTTCAGATGGGCGTATCGATGAACATGGTCACCCAGCGGCTTTTTTCCGGGATCGATAGCACCACATTGACTGCAGTTCTGCTCTTTACGCTGGCAGGGTCTCTGATGATGAAGGGCGGTATGTCCGACCGACTGATCAGCTTTGCTGACGCACTTGTGGGGCATTTGCCGAGCGGTATGGCAATGGTGAGCGTGCTGGCCTGTATGTTTTTCGCGGCGCTGACCGGCGCTGCGGTGGCTGCTGCCGCAGCAATCGGCGGAATCATGATTCCGGTCATGTTAGAAAAAGGCTATGATAAGGGATTTACCTCCTCGCTTCTGGCAACGGCCAGTTCGATTGGTCCGATTATTCCGCCGAGCATTCCCCTACTGATCTACGGAGTGATCGCAAGCTGTTCGGTGGCAAAGCTTTTCATTGGAGGGATCATCCCCGGTATCCTGATGGGGGTTTCCTTGATGGCTGTTAGCTACTTTGTCGGAAAAAAAAGAGGTTATATCGGACGACCGAAGCGTGCGACGGCAAAAGAGATTTTCACAGCAGCTAAAAGTGCTGTTTTTGCGCTGCTCATTCCGGTAATTATTCTGGGCGGAATTATGTCCGGTATTTTTACTGCTACCGAATCCGCTTCTATTGCAGTGGTTTATGCTCTGCTCATCGGCATCTTTATCTACAAGACCCTGCCTTTACGTGAGATTCTCGCGTCGCTGATAGATGCCTCGAAAACCACCGGAATGGTGCTGCTGGTCGTCGGCTTTGCCTCTCTCTTCACTTGGGTGATCAGCATGCAGATGCTTCCCGCCCGGCTCACCGAACTTATGAGTTCAGTCATCCATTCAAAATATCTGTTCCTTCTGGTGGTCAATGTGATCTTGCTGATTGCAGGCACTTTCATCGATACGACCAGTGCAGTGCTGATCTTCTCGCCGCTCTTTTTGCCGATGGCGCAGAGTTTCGGGATTGATCCAATCCATCTTGGTGTTGTAATTGCAGTAAATCTAAGTATCGGTATGTGCACCCCCCCACTCGGGGTCTGTCTGTTCGTCACCAGCGGAATCACACAGCTCCCGCTCAAAGGGATGTTCCGGGATCTTATCCCACAGCTGGCCGCATTGGTGATCGTGCTGCTGATTATCACTTATTTCCCATGGACGGTTACAGCGTTGCCGGCACTGGTTGCCTGATCTTCCACATCCGAAACGAAATCATGAAAAAGGAGCTCCAAACATGTCAATCCTCTTGAAAAATGCCAATCTTGTGGATGTCTGCAACAAGCAGACACTCCTGGGTTTCGACCTGTTCATCGATAAGAACAGGATTTGTAAAATTGGCCGTGAACTTCGCTGCGAAGCGGAGGAAACCTATGATCTGGACGGCAGATGGGTGATGCCGGGGCTAATCAATATGCACGAGCATCAGTCCTATAAACGGCTGATCGGCCCGCTTTACGGCCCGAGCGGCGCCTGCACCAATCTGAAGGGCACCGATCTTGGAATTCGCGGTGTGCGTACCGCACTTTTCTCGCTCAAATGTGGGATTACAACCATCTGTGAGATGGGCTCCCTTTGCGGACTGAGCTATTCGATGCGCAGTGCGATTGAAAACGGGGTGATCCCTGGCCCCAGAATGTTTATTTCAGGACAGCACTTTACCACGACTGGCGGACATGCCTATGAGCTGGCCGCAGAGGTGGATACTCCGGAAGAGATGGTAAAGGCGGTACGCGGAACGATTAAACAGGGCGTCGACTGGATCAAGCTGCTCTGTTCCCATGAACCGGTTGTCGACGGCAATGATGGTCCCATCTGCGCGGAAATGAGCGAGGAACTGATTTCTGTAGCAGTTACCGAGGCACACGCGCGGCAGAAAAAAGTTGCCGTTCATGTGATGGGTGAGCTCGAACTCCAACGGGTGATCAATGCCGGCGTGGATGCCGTCCACCATGGGGCCTTTCTGACACTTAAACAGGCTCGCCAGATGAAAGAAAAAGGCATAGCGTTCGTATCTACCATCAGCGCCTACCGAAACACATCGAGCCCCGCTTTTGAACGAGGGGAACAGTGGGCAAGGGAAAATCTCATTTTACGCCCAGGCTTTGAATCGGCATTGAAAAATGCGATGCAGGCGGATGTGCTGATTGCCCCAGGCACCGATTCTCTTGGGGATTTGGTGGACGAACTGATTTTTATGCACCGTTTTGGCATGGGCCGAATGGAATGCCTGCGGTCGGCAACCCTGAATGGCGCACAAATTCTCGGGCAGGAGCAGTATCTTGGCAGTCTCACCGAAGGAAAGCTTGCCGATCTGGTCGTATTGGAGGCCGACCCCAGCGAGAATCTCGAAAACCTGCGCAGGGTTATGTGGGTGATGAAAGATGGATTAATTTATCATTTGCCGAATCTCTCACTGGAACATATGAATCCTCGTTGGTTGCTTGAATCTGCGCCAATGGTATGATATACAGTTTATTGGACCCCGGCGCGGGGGTGGGATGACTTTTAGAGAAATCAGATAAAGGACCGGTCAGGGAACGATCCCTGACCGGTCCTTTGTAGCTTCTAAAATTTTATGAATAAACACGACCATCCGCATCTCACTGAACAGATTTCGGGTGGATGCTTGCCCTGAAACCGATTTTTCAACCCACGGACTGCGCAGCGGCTCAGCACATGCTGAGTTTAACATTTTTACCCATATGGAGCAGACACTCCTGAATCTGTTTGATGATCCCCATTTTCGCGGGGAAACCGATTTCTGCATCCAACCGCTCGTGGGCCTTGTTTTCCGCGCGCCCCACAAAAAGATTGATGTCGGTGGCCTCCTCGAAGAGCATCCGCGCGAGAAGCGACGCGCCGTCGGTCCGGTTCTTGATTTCAAAGGCCACCCGGGTTCCGGCGGTGTATTCCTGTGCGATTTCGAGCACTTTGCCAAGGGTGATGACCCCTTCGGTCACAAGGTCGATGCCTTTGATCGAAGCGGCCGCGGGGATCTCCTCGGTGCCGGTATCCGGCAGCGGAACAACCGGCGCGCGCAGATACCGGCTGGCCGCCTGTGCGGTGGTGCCGCCGCAGACAATATGCCGTCCCTCCTTTGAAAAGAACATGCGCATCACGCTTTCGTCATCCTCTCTATGCGCGGGCGGGCCGATGAGGACGTTGACCGCCTGCCGTTTCCGCAGCTTGTAGACGATGATGGTGATGTCGTCGTCCGGCGAGCCAAGATCGAGATCCATGCAGGCTTCGGCCAATGTGGCGGCCATCCGCTGTGGAGAGAGGTCCGGCGCGTAGCAGTCCTCCAGATGTTTGATAATATCTTCGCGCGGCCAGCCGTCGAGCATCGTTTTTCCGAGCCCCGCGTTGGTTACCCCATCCGAAAAAAGGATAAGAAAGTCTCCGGCTGCCAGCCGCAGGACGCTTTCGGAAATCTCCTTGCCGCCGATAATCCGGCGGCTGCGCTCGTAATCGAAGTTTTTCCCCGCGCGCAGCAGGATTGCGGGCGGGTTGTCAAACTGCGCGAGATAGGCTTCGGTACGGTTGTCATCCAGCTGCAGGATGGTAAAGGTCGAATAAGCCATTTTACGCACCTTGCAAACCGGGAGGGTGTCGGCCATGGTGCGGATACACTGGGAGATTGGCAGCTTGCGCGCCATCATCGTACTGAGGATTTTCGCGGTCAGCGTTGCGAGAATATTGGCTTTGACTCCGCTGCCAAGCCCATCCGAAAGTACGATGGTCGTACCGTTTTCTGTTTTGACAGTGGTATAAAAATCGCCACAGACCGGCTGGTCGTGTTTATTGATGCTGACATAGCCGCCCTCCATGAAGAGATCCTTCATTTTCTGTGCCCCTCCAGCAGAATTGCCTCCTTGAGGTCGGTCAGCGCCACTTGGGTCTCGGCGGCCGTTTCACCCAGCAGGGAAGCAATTTCATGAACGGTGCGCAGCTGCTTTTCAATGATCTCATCAGTAATGCGCGCGGCGCTCAGCTTGACGTCCATGATTTTTTCGTTTTCCAGTTCGGCTTCGGTGACATCCTTCATGATACAGATGCAGATTCCGATGCCCTTATCGTACAGGAACTCCTGCTCCAGATATTTTTGATATTCGGGCAGGAAGACTTTCTGGGAAAAGCGCCCGCTTTCCGAAGTGATCGCCTTGACAAAGTCGAACTCGTTGAGAATGCGGGAAACCGGCGCGCCGATCAGCTCCTGTGGACGAAGCAGGCCGAAAACCGCTCCGGCCGCACGGTTGAGCTCCTGTATGGTGAGATCGGTATTGACCGTGACAATTGCGCTTGGAACCGCGTCAATCACCTGGAGGGAGACCGACTCCGCGCGTTCCTTCATATAGGGCAGGCACATGCTGATCTCTGCCCGGCCAAAATGAACCGCGGCCGCCTTTTCCCGGCAGGTAGCATATCCGCAGGTGCCGCAGTTGAGTTCGTCCTCCGGACGGTGCTTGCCCATCTTCTGGAGGATCGCGGTGATCTCCTGCTCGCTCGGCGGGATACAGATCACCTCCAGATCGGGGATGCTCTTTTCAAGCGCCGGGGAATCAGGCAGGTCGAAATCATCTGTCCGTCCGCCGCCGGCAAACGCCTCCACCCGGATACGCGAGGCGAGCGCCTCCTTTTTCCCGCCCGCGCAGGGCCCTCCGATACAGCTGCCGCTGCAGGCGCTCATCTCGACAAAACAATCGGAAAGACGGCCCTTTCCGATCTCTTCGAGCACCTCCATGCAGTTTTGCAGGCCGTCCACCGCAAGATAGTGGCAGCCGTTTTCCTGTTCCATGCTCTTCAGAATGCCGCCGCTTTCCGGGAAGAAACGGGAACGGCGCGGGGCGCTTTCTGCGGAAAGGGATGGAAAGGAGATCCCGCGCGCCTGCATCCAGTCGTTCAGCTCATCAAAAGTGAGCGCGTAATCCGCTCCGTCCGGGAATTGCTCGCATTCGTCCTTCTTGGAGATGCAGGGCCCGATGAATACGACCACCGCATCCGGGTCCTGCGTTTTCAGGAGTTTGGCGTGCGCCTGCATCGGAGAGAGAACCGGCGCGAGATGCCGCAAAGCCTTGGGAAAACGCGTTTGGATGAGCTTTACAACCGTCGGGCAGCAGGAAGAAATGAGCAGCTGACCGCGGCGTTCGCGCACAAGCTGTTCATAGCGGGACTTCACCAGATATGCCCCTTCGGCTGTCTCCCGCGCGCCGGCAAAGCCCAGCGCGCGCAGCGCCTGCGCAAAGGCGTCAAATCCGTCGACCGGATAGCTTGCGATAAAAGCGGGCGCTACGCTTGCAACGACGGTTTTGCCGCCTGCGATCGCGCTTTCGACCGCTTGGATATCGCTGCGCACCACCTTGGCCTGCTGTGGACATACCAGGATACAATTGCCGCAGTAGATACAATCCTGCAGGATGACCTGTGCCTGGTGGTTTTTCACTTCGATGGCCTTCACTGGACAGCCGCGGACGCATTTATAGCAATTTTTGCAGTTGGCTTTTTTCAGCTTCAGGATTTCCATCTGGTTCAGCCCGCTTCCTTCAGAATGTGATTTTCAAAGACGCTTTCGGCGTTTTCGGGCGTGACGCCGGTGATGAGCCGGCCGTCCACCTGGATGCTGACGCCCTGGTCGCAATGTCCCAGGCAGATGCTTGACCCGAGCTGGACGCGGTCCTCGAGATGATTTTGCCGGACCAGCTCGGCAAAACGTTCGCGGACGCGGTAGGAGCCGTTGACATGACAGGCGCTGCCAATACAGATTAGAACTTTCACAATGTAAACCTCCCGGCTGACAATTCAAAATTTGGTCAATATTGCTTTAAGTATACGACGAGTGTTAATTAATTGTCAATCTCTGCGGGCCAGGAAAATCTGCAAAAACGGGGGGAATTAGCCATTGACCGATAAAACAGTTTTTTTGCCCAAAAAAGAAGGGAAAAATTCTACAATTAGTCCAACTAAAATGCCTTTCCAAAAGTTGTTGCCTATGGTATACTTAACTTGTTTTGGATTGTTACAATTTTATCAATCTCCCCTCTGCCGATGCACCGTGGCGTGTGCGACGAAAACGTAAAGAAGGATGGTCCATATGGGAAACACAACCAATTTTGACAAGGCTGAAGAAATTCTTCAGGCGCATGGAAAAAAGGAATCCGCCCTGATTGCGATCATGCAGGATATCCAGGCGGAATACCGCTATCTGCCGCCCGATATTCTCGAGTACATTGCAAAGGGGCTGGGCATCGGTGTGGCGAAGGTGTACAGCGTCGCCACCTTCTACGAGAATTTTTCGCTTGAACCAAAGGGCAAATACGTCATCCGCATCTGCGACGGCACCGCCTGCCATGTGCGCAAGTCGATTCCGATCCTGGAAGCGCTGCGCAAGGAACTGGGCCTCTCGGATAAGAAACACACCACCGATGACCAGGTTTTTACGGTGGAAACCGTCTCCTGCCTGGGCGCCTGCGGGCTTGCGCCGGTTTTGACGGTGAACGACAAAGTTCATCCCGCCATGACGCCGGACAAAGCGCGGGAGCTGCTGAAAGAACTCAAAGAGGAGGACGCGGGAAATGCCTAAGGTCAATACATACGCCGAGCTTTCTGAACTGCGCGGGTTTGCGCAGCGTTCGCTCGGCATGCAGAAAAAACAGGTGCTCATCTGTGCCGGTACCGGCTGCGTCGCGGGCGGTTCGCTGGTCATTTACGACCGGATCAAAAAAGCCTGTGAGGAGCGCGGGCTTGACGTCTGTGTCGAACTGCGCCACGAGCCCCACGGCGAAAATATCGGGCTCAAAAAGAGCGGCTGCCATGGATTCTGCGAGATGGGCCCGCTGCTGAAGATCGAGCCGCTGGACGTGCTCTACATCAAGGTGAAACCGGACGACTGTGAAGAGATCATCGAAAAATCGGTGATCGGCGACGAGGTGATCGACCGCCTGCTTTATAAGCTGGAAGGCAGGACCTATCCAAGTCAGCATGAGATCCCGTTTTATAAAAAACAGACCCGCCTCGTGCTGCATAACTGCGGACAGAACGACGCGGAGGACGTGCTCGAATACATCGCCAAAGGCGGCTATGAAGCTTTCGCAAAGGCGCTTTCCTCGATGACCGGCGAGGAGATCTGCAAGCAGATCTCCGAATCGAATCTGCGCGGCCGCGGCGGCGGCGGGTTCCCGACCGGCCGCAAATGGGAACAGGTGCGCCGCCAGAAGGAGCCTGTCAAATATGTCGTCTGCAACGGCGACGAAGGCGATCCGGGCGCTTTTATGGACCGTTCGATCATGGAGGGCGACCCGCACAAGATGCTTGAGGGCATGATGATCGCGGGTTACGCGACCGGCGCACAGGAAGGCTACATCTACGTCCGCGCCGAATATCCGTTGGCGGTCAACCGCCTCAAAACCGCGATCCGAAAAGCCAAGGAACTCGGCCTGCTCGGGGAAAACATCCTGGGGTCCGGTTTCAGCTTCGAATTGCATATCAACCAGGGCGCGGGCGCGTTCGTCTGCGGCGAAGGAAGCGCGCTGACCGCTTCGATCGAGGGCAACCGCGGCATGCCGCGCGTCAAGCCCCCGCGCACAGTCGAACAGGGGCTTTTTGGAAAGCCAACCGTCCTTAACAATGTGGAAACCTTCGCCAACGTCCCGATGATTATCCTCAACGGGGCGGACTGGTTCAAATCGATCGGTCCCGAAAACAGCCCGGGCACCAAGGCGTTCGCCCTCACCGGCAATGTCAACAACACAGGGCTCATTGAGGTGCCGATGGGCACCACCCTGCGCGAGGTCATCTTTGATATCGGCGGCGGGGTCAAAAATGGCCGCGACTTCAAGGCGGTGCAGATCGGCGGGCCGTCCGGCGGCTGTCTCACGAAAGAACACCTCGACCTGCCGATGGATTTCGACTCGCTTAAAAAGGTCGGCGCGATGGTCGGCTCGGGCGGCCTGGTCGTCATGGATGACAAGACCTGCATGGTCGAGGTTTCCCGGTTCTTCATGAATTTCACCCAGAACGAATCCTGCGGCAAATGTGTCCCCTGCCGCGAGGGTACCAAGCGGATGCTGGAAATCCTCGAACGGATCGTTCACGGCAACGGCACGCCGGAGGATCTCGACCTGCTTGACGAGCTGGCCGAAACCATCTCCAAGACCGCACTGTGCGGGCTCGGAAAAACCGCGGCGTTCCCGGTGCAGTCTACGCTCAAATACTTCAAAGACGAGTATCTCGCCCATGTCGTCGACAAGCGCTGTCCCGCGGGCGACTGTCAGGCGCTGAAGGTCTATACGATCGATCCCGAAAAGTGCAAAGGCTGCAGCAAATGCGCGCGCGGCTGCCCGGTGAACGCGATTACCGGGAAGATCAAGGAACCGTTCGTCATCGATCGGAACAAATGCATCAAATGCGGCGCCTGCGTGGATACCTGCCCGTTTGGGGCGATTAAGGAGGCTTAACCATGAGCAAAGGAATCATGTATATCGACGGCAAGCGGGTCGCCTTTGACGGGGAGAAAAACGTATTGGCAGTTATCCGCAAGGCGGGGATCGAAATCCCGACCTTCTGCTATTATTCGGAACTTTCGGTTTACGGCGCCTGCCGGATGTGTGTTGTGGAGAACGAATGGGGCGGCGTGGAGGCATCCTGTTCGATGCAGCCGCGGGACGGCATGAAAATCCGGACCAACACCGCCAAGCTTCAAAAACACCGTAAAATGATCCTCGAGCTGCTGCTCGCGGCCCACTGCCGGGATTGCACCGTCTGCGAAAAGAACGGTAAATGCAAACTGCAGGAGCTTTCGCTTCAGTACGGTATCCGCCGCATCCGCTTTGAAGATACCCGTGAGAAAATGGAGCTCGACCGTTCGAGCAAATCCATCCTGCGCGATCCGAATAAATGCATCCTCTGCGGCGACTGTGTGCGCATGTGCAGCGAGGTGCAGGGGATGGGCGTCATAGATTTTGCCCACCGCGGCTCCAATCTGCGGATCATGCCTGCGTTCGGGCGTGAAATTGGGGAAACCGACTGTGTGGGCTGCGGCCAGTGCGCGGCGGTTTGTCCGACCGGCGCCATCACGATCAAGGGCGACATTGGCCGCGCCTGGAAGGCGATCCAGGACCCGGAGAAGCGGGTCGTCGTGCAGATCGCGCCCGCGGTGCGCGTTGCAATCGGAGAAGAATTCGGCCTCGCGCCGGGTGAAAATGTCATGGGCAAACTGGTCGCGGCGCTCAAGCTGATGGGTGTGGACTATGTCTTTGATACCACCCTCGGCGCGGACCTTACAGTCATGGAGGAGGCCAGCGAATTCCTCAAGCGGATCGAAACGGGCGGCCCGTTCCCAATGTTCACCTCCTGCTGCCCGGCGTGGGTGCGCTACGTCGAGAAACGCAAACCGGAATATCTCACAAACATCTCCTCCTGCAAATCCCCGATGGAGATGTTCGGCGCGGTGCTCAAAGAGCACTATAAATCGATGCAGGCTGTCGACGGCAAGGAAACGGTGGTCATTGCGATCATGCCCTGCACCGCCAAAAAATCCGAAGCCGCCCGCAGCGAATTTGTCCGGGCGGGCCTTGTGGATGTCGACTATGTGCTGACCACCCAGGAGGTCAGCACGATGATCAAAGAAAATGGCATCGTCTTTGACGAAATTGAAAGCGAGTCCCCGGATATGCCGTTCGGGCTTGGCAGTGGAGCGGGCGTTATCTTTGGCGCCACCGGCGGCGTGGCCGAGGCGGTCATCCGCCGCTGCGCCGAACAAAAGGATTCCAATACCCTGCGGGAAATTGAATTTTGCGGCGTGCGCGGCATGGAGGCTGTCAAGGAGGCCGCAATTACAGTCGATGGCCAGGAGATTAAGATCGCCGTTGTAAACGGGCTTGGAAAAGCACAGGAACTCATCGGGAAGATCGAAAGCGGGGAAGCCTCCTATCACCTGGTGGAAGTTATGGCGTGTCCGGGCGGATGCATCGGCGGCGCCGGGCAGCCGCTTGGCTTTACAAAACAGCGCGAGGAGCGCGCGAAGGGCATTTACAGTGTTGACCAGCAGTCCCAGATCAAGCGTTCGGAGGAAAATCCGATGATCATGGCGCTCTATAACGGGGTGCTGCGCAAAAACCGGCACGAACTGCTCCACGTCCACTATCAGGGTGGATCGGAAGAATAGGAGGAAGCCAAATGCGCGTATTGGAAGTGTGTGTGGGAAGCGCCTGCTACTTGAAAGGCTCTTACAATGTGATCAGTGACTTGCAGGAGCTGGTTTCGGATCATGATCTGGCTGAACAGATTGAGATCAAAGCCGCGTTCTGTTTTGGAAACTGCGCGGGAGCCGTATCCGCGAAGTTTGAGGACGAGGATCAGGTGCTGAGCGTGGATCCCAAGCAGGTGAAGCGCTTCTTTGACAACGAGGTGCTGCCTCGCCTGCAGGCATAAAACAAAACCCCGGTCACATGTGACCGGGGTTTTTCTATAGGCATGGGGGCGCACCCGCGCTTTTTCATTTCCTGGATGTGATGCCTGGAGAAAGGATTATAAGGCGCTCCCTTTTACAGGCGCAAACAGTCGGGACATATCCACGCCCTCCAGCTCCAGGAGCATGATCTTTTTTTCAACGCCTCCAGCATAGCCGGTCAGGCTTCCACTGGCGCCTACCACCCGGTGGCAGGGGATGATGATGGAGATGGGGTTATGTCCCACAGCGCCGCCCACCGCTTGGCTGGACATCGTTTTTCTGCCCATTTTAGCCGCCATTTTTTTGGCAATATCGCCGTAGGTGGTCACCTCTCCGTAGGGGATTGCGCACAGCATATTCCATACCTCTTGACGAAAGGTTCCCCCGATAGGGCGCAGAGGGAGTTCAGAAATCCCGGGCTTCTCCCCGGCAAAATAGCGGTCCAGCCAGTCTTTTGCGGCGCGCAATACCGGCAGGTCAGCCTTTTTTGTCATGCGCTCCGGGACGGTATTTCCGAAGTACTTCTGGCCCTCCATCCAAAGGCCCGCCAAATTTTCCCCATCACACGCAAGGGTAAGGAGTCCCACGGGAGATTGGTATGTTGTGGAATAGAACAGATCAAAGACCCCTTTGCAATCAAATTCAAATACCGGCGGCAAGTATCCCGCCAACGCGGCGGCCCGAAAGGCCAGCGCCGTATTCGGCAGGGGAAATCCGGTCATTCCGAATCCTGTTTGATGTAACGCCGGTAACGCCACAGAATGGTTTTTCCGTGTTCACACACCTTCTCCTCAGCTGCATCCGGATCGCCGCTTTTAATCGCCTCAAAAATTTCCCAATGGTTGTCCGCCGTGGAGGCGCGCAGCTGAAAGGATTCCTCACGGATCGCGAGCCATTCGGGGCCGCTTAGCAGGATGTTGTCGTACGCCTGCTGCAGATAGCGGCTCTGCGCAGCCTCAGCGATCTTGCGGTGAAATTCGTAATCCGCG from Anaerotruncus rubiinfantis includes:
- a CDS encoding [Fe-Fe] hydrogenase large subunit C-terminal domain-containing protein, with amino-acid sequence MEILKLKKANCKNCYKCVRGCPVKAIEVKNHQAQVILQDCIYCGNCILVCPQQAKVVRSDIQAVESAIAGGKTVVASVAPAFIASYPVDGFDAFAQALRALGFAGARETAEGAYLVKSRYEQLVRERRGQLLISSCCPTVVKLIQTRFPKALRHLAPVLSPMQAHAKLLKTQDPDAVVVFIGPCISKKDECEQFPDGADYALTFDELNDWMQARGISFPSLSAESAPRRSRFFPESGGILKSMEQENGCHYLAVDGLQNCMEVLEEIGKGRLSDCFVEMSACSGSCIGGPCAGGKKEALASRIRVEAFAGGGRTDDFDLPDSPALEKSIPDLEVICIPPSEQEITAILQKMGKHRPEDELNCGTCGYATCREKAAAVHFGRAEISMCLPYMKERAESVSLQVIDAVPSAIVTVNTDLTIQELNRAAGAVFGLLRPQELIGAPVSRILNEFDFVKAITSESGRFSQKVFLPEYQKYLEQEFLYDKGIGICICIMKDVTEAELENEKIMDVKLSAARITDEIIEKQLRTVHEIASLLGETAAETQVALTDLKEAILLEGHRK
- a CDS encoding NADH-quinone oxidoreductase subunit NuoE family protein encodes the protein MGNTTNFDKAEEILQAHGKKESALIAIMQDIQAEYRYLPPDILEYIAKGLGIGVAKVYSVATFYENFSLEPKGKYVIRICDGTACHVRKSIPILEALRKELGLSDKKHTTDDQVFTVETVSCLGACGLAPVLTVNDKVHPAMTPDKARELLKELKEEDAGNA
- a CDS encoding (2Fe-2S) ferredoxin domain-containing protein; translation: MKVLICIGSACHVNGSYRVRERFAELVRQNHLEDRVQLGSSICLGHCDQGVSIQVDGRLITGVTPENAESVFENHILKEAG
- the nuoF gene encoding NADH-quinone oxidoreductase subunit NuoF, translated to MPKVNTYAELSELRGFAQRSLGMQKKQVLICAGTGCVAGGSLVIYDRIKKACEERGLDVCVELRHEPHGENIGLKKSGCHGFCEMGPLLKIEPLDVLYIKVKPDDCEEIIEKSVIGDEVIDRLLYKLEGRTYPSQHEIPFYKKQTRLVLHNCGQNDAEDVLEYIAKGGYEAFAKALSSMTGEEICKQISESNLRGRGGGGFPTGRKWEQVRRQKEPVKYVVCNGDEGDPGAFMDRSIMEGDPHKMLEGMMIAGYATGAQEGYIYVRAEYPLAVNRLKTAIRKAKELGLLGENILGSGFSFELHINQGAGAFVCGEGSALTASIEGNRGMPRVKPPRTVEQGLFGKPTVLNNVETFANVPMIILNGADWFKSIGPENSPGTKAFALTGNVNNTGLIEVPMGTTLREVIFDIGGGVKNGRDFKAVQIGGPSGGCLTKEHLDLPMDFDSLKKVGAMVGSGGLVVMDDKTCMVEVSRFFMNFTQNESCGKCVPCREGTKRMLEILERIVHGNGTPEDLDLLDELAETISKTALCGLGKTAAFPVQSTLKYFKDEYLAHVVDKRCPAGDCQALKVYTIDPEKCKGCSKCARGCPVNAITGKIKEPFVIDRNKCIKCGACVDTCPFGAIKEA